The nucleotide sequence CGTTGGAAACCACCAGCAGCAGCGCACCCACCAGGAATAAACGCATTGCCTGTGCATTCCCGGGCGCGTTCCGGCGCCCGCCTTCCGTCATGACGCAGTGAGGTCAGAACCGCAGGAGACCTGGAAGTCACCCATAGACCGTCGCGCTGGCCACCGTCCAGACACGCGAATGGCCTTAGCTCCCCTCCGTCACCCTGGTTATATGGCGCGCCGCACCGCTCTCCCTGGTCCGAGTCCTCTCCGCCCGCCCATGTCGACCCTCCGCTCCACCCTCGCCGCGCCCCTCTGTGCCTGGCTGGCCCTGTCCGCGCCCGCTGCCCTGGCCCAGGAAGCCGCCGCGCCGCCGCCCCCGGCCCCCGCTCCGGGCGCCGCGCCGCGTGAGCAGGCCGCCCCGGCCGGGCCTTCCCTGACGCTGGAGCGCGCGGTGTCCCTGGCCGCGGAGCGCAACGAGGCGGCGCTCGCGGCCCGGCAGCGCGCCACGGCCGCGGCGGCCCGCGTGTCCCGGGCCCGCGCCTTCTTCTTCCCGGACCTCACGGCGACGGGCACCTACACGCGCCGTTCCAGCCAGTCCACGCGCGATGTGGGCGGCCAGCAGGTGGTGCTCCAGCGGTACAACGCCTTCGGCGCCAGCTTCGTCGCGCGCATCACCCTCTTCGACGCCCGGGGCTTCCCCCTGTACCGGGCCGCGAGGCTGGAGGGTGAGGCCTCGGAGCTGGACGCGGTGGAGGTCCGCCGCCAGGTGTCCTTCGAGGCCGCCAACGCCTTCCTCATCTCGCTGGCGGATCAGCAGGTCTTCCAGGCCGCCGGCCAGCGCCTCGACTTCGCCCGCAAGTCCCTGGAGGACGCGAAGGCGCGCGCCCAGGCGGGCCTGGCCAGCACCAACGACGTGACGCGCGCGGAGCTGGAGGTCGCCAGCGCCGAGGTGCAGCTCACCAACGCCCGCAACACGGCGCAGACGAGCCGCCTGGAGCTGGGCTACCTGCTGGTGGAGCCGGTGGAGGGAGCGCTGGCCCCGCCGGACACCCTGCTGACGGACGCCGCCCGGCCGCTCACCGTGTACGAGGCCCTGGTCCAGGGCGCCGCGGAGCGCCGCCCGGACATCCTCTCGTCGCGGCTGCGCGTGGAGGCGCTGGAGGCCAGCGCGCTGGAGCCGCTGGCCCGCCTGCTGCCCTCGCTCGGCGCTTCGGCCACCTACCGGCTCACCAACGAGGGGGGCCTCACCGGACGCACGGGTGACGGCTTCTTCACGGTGGACCTCACCTGGAACCTCTTCGATGGCGGCGAGCGCTATGCCGAGCGCCGCGAGCGCGTGGCGCTGGCGAAGGCGGCGGCGCTGGAGGAGCAGGCGGGCACGCGGCGCGTGGACGTGGACATCCAGCGGGCGCGGGTGGGGTTGGAGAACGCACAGGCCGCGCTCTCGCAGAGCGACCTGGCGGTGCGCGCCGCGCGGCAGAACGCCGAGGAGCAGGGGATTCTCTACCGTCAGGGCCTCTCCACGGCGCTGACGGTGGCGGATGCCTCGCTCCGCCTGTTCGAGGCGGAGGTGGCCCAGGCGCAGAGCCGCTACTCGCTGGGTGTGGCGCTGCTGGGCTTGAGAGCGGCGGTCGGACTCGATCCCCTGGGGAAGGAACCGTGAAGGCAATGCGACGTGCAGGAACGCTGACTCTCGCCCTGGCCGTGCTGGCCCTGGGCTCCGGGTGCAAGAAGGACGCAGAGGCGTCCAAGGGTGGTGGCCCGGGGGCGGGTTCGGCGGCGCCAGCCGGCGGCAAGGGCGGCCCCGGAGGCCGCGGGCCCATCCAGTTCCCCGTCGAGGTGGCGCCCGTCGAGGCCATGGACGTGGAGTACATGGTGAACGCGGTGGGCTCCGTGGAGGCCTTCGAGCGGGTGCAGATCACCGCGCGGGTGCCCGGCGCCGTGGAGCGGGTGCTCTTCACGGAAGGGCAGGAGGTGAAGAAGGGAGAGCCGCTCGCGGAGATAGAGCCCGCGCGCTACGCCATCGCCGTGCGCTCCGCGGAGGCCGCGCTGGCCAAGGCAAAGGCCTCGCTCGCTGAGGCGCAGGCGGGGGCCCAGCGCCGCGCCGCCGTCAACGAGGCCAGCCCGGGCCTGCTGCCCGCCGAGCAGTTGGAGACGTACCAGACGCGCGCGCTCACGGCGGAGGCCGAGGTGGCCTCGGCGAAGGCGATGCTGGACCAGGCGCAGCTCAACCAGCGTGACGCCTACGTGCGCGCCCCCATGGACGGAGTGCTGCAGACGCGCACGGTGCAGACGGGCCAGTACGTGCAGCCGGGCCTCGTCATGGCCACGCTGGTGCGCCGCGAGCCGCTGCTCCTGCGCTTCAACGTGCCGGAGGCGGACGTGGGGCGCATCAAGCCCGGCATGTCCGCGCGCTTCACCGTGCGCAACGGCGGCGGCTCTTTCGGCGCCCGCATCACCCACGTGGCGGCGGCCGCGGACGATGCCAGCCGCATGGTGCCGGTGACGGCCGAGGTGACGGGCGAGGACGCGAAGGCGCTGCGCCCGGGGACTTTCGCCACGGTGTCGGTGCCGGTGGAGACGCGGGGCGGCAGCCCGGTGGTGCCGCAGACGGCGGTGCGCCCCAGCGAGCGCGGCTTCCTCGCCTTCGTGGTGGAGGGCGACAAGGCCCGCGAGCGCGTGCTGGAGCTGGGCATGCGCACGGCCAACGGCCTGGTGGAGGTGCTCGACGGCGTGAAGGCCGGAGAGACGCTCGTCGTGCGCGGCGCCGAGGCGCTGCGTGACGGGGTGACGGTGCGCGTGGCGCAGGGGCCCAAGCCCGCGCTCAACGGTGAGCCGGGCGCGAAGCCCGAAGGGGCCAACGGCGGAGGTGCCCGCAGATGAGCCTGACGGAAGCGTGTATCAGGAAGCCCGTCTTCGCCTGGATGATCATGGCGGCCACCATCGTCTTCGGACTGGTGGCGGCCCAGCGCATCGGCATCAGCCAGTTCCCGGACGTCGACTTCCCCACCATCAACATCTCCGTCACCTGGGAAGGCGCCAACCCGGAGGCCGTGGAGAGCGACCTCATCGAGCCCATCGAGGAGGCGGTGACGCAGGTGGAGGGCGTCAAGAGCATCACCTCCAACGCGCGCCAGGGCGGCGCCAGCATCACCGTGGAGCTGGACCTGTCGCGCAACGTGGACCTGGCGCTGCAGGACGTGCAGACGCGGGTGAGCCAGGCGCAGCGCTCGCTGCCGCGCGACATCGACCCGCCCGTCGTCTCCAAGACGAACCCGGAGGACCAGCCCATCATGTGGGCGGGCGTGTCCGGGCCCTTCTCCCAGCAGGTGGTGAGTGACTTCGCGCGCTACCGCGTGAAGGAGAAGCTGCAGACGGTGCCCGGCGTGGGCGAGGTGCAGCTGGGCGGCTCGCTGGAGCGCAACGTGCGCATCTGGGTGGACGCGCAGAAGCTGGACGCCCGGGGGCTCACCGTCGCGGACGTCATCGCCGCGCTCCAGCGCGAGCATGTGGAGCTGCCCGCAGGCCGCATCGAGACGGAGGGCCGCGAGGTCAACGTGCGCGTCATGGGTGAGGCGCTGGACCTGGAGACGCTGCGCGGCCTGGTGGTGCGCGAGCAGAACGGGCAGCCGGTCTACCTGCGCGACGTGGCGCTGGTGGAGGACGGCTTCGAGGACATCCGCCGCTTCACGCGCGTCAACGGCCAGCCGGCGCAGGGCCTGGGCATCCGCAAGCAGCGCGGCGCCAACGCGGTGGCCGTGGCCCAGGCGGTGCGCGCGGAGCTGGCGCAGATTGCCAAGGACGCGCCAGAGGGCATGGACGTGGGCATCCGCTTCGACTCGACGAAGTACATCGAGGAGAGCGTCCACGAAATCGAGTTCGAGCTGCTCTTGGCCTGCATCCTCACGGCCTTCGTCTGCTGGGTGTTCCTGGGCTCGCTGTCCAGCACGATGAACGTGGTGCTCGCCATTCCCATGTCGCTGCTGGGGACGGTGGCCGTCATCTACTTCCTGGGCTTCACGCTCAACACCTTCACGTTGCTGGGGCTGGCGCTGGCGGTGGGCATCGTGGTGGACGACGCCATCATGGTGCTGGAGAACATCTTCCGGCACGCGGAGGAGGGGAAGGACCGGGTGACCGCCGCGCGCGAGGGCACCGCGGAGATCACCTTCGCCGCGCTGGCGGCGACGCTGGCGGTGGTGGCCATCTTCCTGCCCGTCGTCTTCATGAAGGGCATCATCGGCAAGTTCTTCCTCCAGTTCGGCGTCACGCTGTGCGTGGCGGTGCTGCTGTCCTACGTGGAGGCGATCACCCTGGCGCCGGCGCGCTGCGCGCAGCTGCTCAAGACGTCGCGCGAGGGCCGCAGCCGGGTGGGCCAGTGGGTGGACCGGGGCTTCTCGCGGCTGGAGGCCGTCTACGGGCGGGCCCTGGGCTGGGGCCTGAAGCGCCCCTGGTGGGTGCTGGCCTCGGCGGCCGTGCTCCTGGGCCTGAGCGTGTTCGCCTTCCGCGCGCTGCCGGGCGAGTTCGTCCCCTCGCAGGACCAGAGCCGGCTGATGGTGCGCCTGCAGACGGCGGTGGGCAGCAGCCTGGAGGAGACGAACAGCCTCTTCCAGAAGGCAGAGGCCTTCGCCAGCTCGCGTCCCGAGGTGCAGAGCGTCTTCGCGACGGTGGGCGGAGGCGGCGGCAACTCCAGCGTCAACGCGGGCATGCTGATGCTCACGCTGACGCCGCCGGACCAGCGCATGCCGCAGTCGGAGCTGCAGCAGATCTTCCGCAAGGAGCTCAACAGCATCCCCGGCCTGCGCGCGGTGGTGCAGGACATGTCGCAGG is from Pyxidicoccus xibeiensis and encodes:
- a CDS encoding efflux RND transporter periplasmic adaptor subunit, giving the protein MRRAGTLTLALAVLALGSGCKKDAEASKGGGPGAGSAAPAGGKGGPGGRGPIQFPVEVAPVEAMDVEYMVNAVGSVEAFERVQITARVPGAVERVLFTEGQEVKKGEPLAEIEPARYAIAVRSAEAALAKAKASLAEAQAGAQRRAAVNEASPGLLPAEQLETYQTRALTAEAEVASAKAMLDQAQLNQRDAYVRAPMDGVLQTRTVQTGQYVQPGLVMATLVRREPLLLRFNVPEADVGRIKPGMSARFTVRNGGGSFGARITHVAAAADDASRMVPVTAEVTGEDAKALRPGTFATVSVPVETRGGSPVVPQTAVRPSERGFLAFVVEGDKARERVLELGMRTANGLVEVLDGVKAGETLVVRGAEALRDGVTVRVAQGPKPALNGEPGAKPEGANGGGARR
- a CDS encoding efflux RND transporter permease subunit — translated: MSLTEACIRKPVFAWMIMAATIVFGLVAAQRIGISQFPDVDFPTINISVTWEGANPEAVESDLIEPIEEAVTQVEGVKSITSNARQGGASITVELDLSRNVDLALQDVQTRVSQAQRSLPRDIDPPVVSKTNPEDQPIMWAGVSGPFSQQVVSDFARYRVKEKLQTVPGVGEVQLGGSLERNVRIWVDAQKLDARGLTVADVIAALQREHVELPAGRIETEGREVNVRVMGEALDLETLRGLVVREQNGQPVYLRDVALVEDGFEDIRRFTRVNGQPAQGLGIRKQRGANAVAVAQAVRAELAQIAKDAPEGMDVGIRFDSTKYIEESVHEIEFELLLACILTAFVCWVFLGSLSSTMNVVLAIPMSLLGTVAVIYFLGFTLNTFTLLGLALAVGIVVDDAIMVLENIFRHAEEGKDRVTAAREGTAEITFAALAATLAVVAIFLPVVFMKGIIGKFFLQFGVTLCVAVLLSYVEAITLAPARCAQLLKTSREGRSRVGQWVDRGFSRLEAVYGRALGWGLKRPWWVLASAAVLLGLSVFAFRALPGEFVPSQDQSRLMVRLQTAVGSSLEETNSLFQKAEAFASSRPEVQSVFATVGGGGGNSSVNAGMLMLTLTPPDQRMPQSELQQIFRKELNSIPGLRAVVQDMSQAGFTAQRGFPVEFSVRGSDWDALVSASQEMREKLQASGKVVDVDTDYQLGMPELRITPDRARAADLGVPIESVASSINALVGGLRVGKYSTGGRRIDVRMRLLAGQRSRPEDLSLLKVRTASGALVPLSSLVTQEERPALQAITRRDRERAISVFANVAPGSNQEEALATVERLAKDLPGGVRVVPGGASVAFRDSMSSLFFALFLGIGVAYMVLGAQFNSFLHPVTVLTILPLSVAGAAFALLATGSTLNIFSMIGLLLLMGIVKKNSIILVDYALQERERGADALQAMLRAGPVRLRPILMTSTATMMAAVPAALALGAGSETRAPMSIAVLGGLSVSTVLSLVVVPAFYVVADRMKTRLGTMMGKKPDDESGTPAPHSDEARPATHG
- a CDS encoding TolC family protein, with the translated sequence MSTLRSTLAAPLCAWLALSAPAALAQEAAAPPPPAPAPGAAPREQAAPAGPSLTLERAVSLAAERNEAALAARQRATAAAARVSRARAFFFPDLTATGTYTRRSSQSTRDVGGQQVVLQRYNAFGASFVARITLFDARGFPLYRAARLEGEASELDAVEVRRQVSFEAANAFLISLADQQVFQAAGQRLDFARKSLEDAKARAQAGLASTNDVTRAELEVASAEVQLTNARNTAQTSRLELGYLLVEPVEGALAPPDTLLTDAARPLTVYEALVQGAAERRPDILSSRLRVEALEASALEPLARLLPSLGASATYRLTNEGGLTGRTGDGFFTVDLTWNLFDGGERYAERRERVALAKAAALEEQAGTRRVDVDIQRARVGLENAQAALSQSDLAVRAARQNAEEQGILYRQGLSTALTVADASLRLFEAEVAQAQSRYSLGVALLGLRAAVGLDPLGKEP